A region of Pirellulales bacterium DNA encodes the following proteins:
- a CDS encoding FAD-dependent oxidoreductase, protein MAEKVVIIGSGPAAWSAAIYAARAELKPLVFEGAITEENRLAGTLPLGQLALTTEVENYAGFPAGELQHFLHSALDPERLKYMNVPEEEHAVTGPELMELMRQQAFNFGTRIITDDVVEVDLRNHPFTIYSGEGRQTHAQSLIIATGARANYLGLPSEEKFKNRGVSACAVCDGALPRFRNKPLVVIGGGDSAVEEATYLTKYASQVLMVHRRDKLRASMIMQERALGNSKIKMVWNHELAEVLGNDKEGVTGVRLACTAKDRCEAIEHEVPASGVFLAIGHTPNTAFLNGQVATNEKGYIQWTTLFRTYTSVDGVFAAGDVADDYYRQAITSAGTGCMAALDAERWLAGKGIH, encoded by the coding sequence GTGGCGGAAAAAGTGGTGATTATCGGCAGTGGACCGGCCGCTTGGTCGGCGGCCATTTATGCGGCGCGGGCGGAACTGAAGCCGCTGGTGTTCGAAGGGGCCATAACGGAGGAAAATCGATTGGCCGGCACGCTGCCCTTGGGGCAATTGGCGCTGACGACCGAGGTGGAAAATTACGCGGGTTTTCCGGCCGGCGAGCTGCAGCATTTTCTGCACAGCGCGCTCGACCCGGAACGGCTGAAATATATGAACGTGCCGGAGGAAGAGCACGCCGTCACTGGGCCGGAACTGATGGAGCTGATGCGGCAGCAGGCGTTCAACTTTGGCACGCGGATTATCACAGACGATGTGGTGGAAGTCGATTTGCGAAATCACCCGTTTACTATTTACTCCGGCGAGGGGCGGCAGACGCACGCACAGTCGCTGATTATCGCCACCGGCGCGCGAGCCAATTATTTGGGCTTGCCGTCGGAGGAAAAGTTTAAAAACCGAGGCGTCAGCGCTTGCGCGGTGTGTGACGGAGCGCTGCCGCGCTTTCGCAACAAGCCGCTGGTAGTGATCGGCGGCGGCGATTCGGCGGTGGAGGAAGCCACGTATTTGACGAAGTACGCGTCGCAGGTGCTGATGGTTCATCGCCGCGACAAACTTCGAGCCAGCATGATTATGCAAGAACGTGCGCTGGGGAACAGCAAAATCAAAATGGTGTGGAATCACGAACTGGCGGAAGTTCTAGGCAACGACAAAGAAGGGGTTACCGGCGTGCGGCTAGCATGCACTGCCAAAGACCGCTGCGAAGCGATCGAACATGAAGTGCCCGCCAGCGGCGTGTTTCTGGCCATTGGCCACACGCCCAACACGGCATTTTTGAACGGCCAGGTGGCAACCAACGAAAAGGGTTACATCCAATGGACCACGCTGTTCCGCACGTACACTAGCGTCGATGGTGTGTTCGCCGCCGGCGACGTGGCCGACGATTACTACCGCCAGGCGATCACTTCGGCCGGCACCGGCTGCATGGCGGCCCTGGACGCAGAACGCTGGCTAGCGGGGAAAGGAATCCATTGA
- the asnS gene encoding asparagine--tRNA ligase, producing the protein METISVAAARKAEAIGRQVRLGGWVRTRRDSKGGFSFLELNDGSSQGNIQIVADGKLANYESEIKHLTAGSSVTVEGEVKTSQGKGQATEVAASKVIVHGGADAETYPLQKKGHSFEFLRTIAHLRPRTNSFGAVARVRNRVSWAIHQFFQERGFIYLHTPIITASDCEGAGAMFKVTTLDLNKLPRKEAAVDYAQDFFQRAAFLTVSGQLNGEAYACGLGKIYTFGPTFRAENSNTSRHLAEFWMVEPEMAFYELPDNMQLAEAFIKHILSDVLQNCPEEMQFFHERIDKTVRTTLEHIVASEFVRLPYTEAVERLTKSKQTFEYPVAWGNDLQAEHERWLTEQEFKSPVILFDYPRSIKPFYMRVNDDGKTVRAMDILVPGVGEIIGGSQREERLDVLQQRMAEQGLNPEPYWWYLDLRRYGTVPHSGFGLGLERILQFITGMGNIRDVIPFPRTPGSADF; encoded by the coding sequence ATGGAAACCATCAGTGTGGCGGCGGCTCGAAAGGCGGAGGCCATTGGGCGGCAAGTGCGGTTGGGGGGCTGGGTTCGAACCCGGCGAGACAGCAAAGGGGGATTTTCGTTTCTGGAACTGAACGACGGCTCTTCGCAAGGCAACATTCAAATTGTCGCCGACGGCAAATTGGCCAATTACGAGAGCGAAATCAAGCATCTAACCGCCGGTTCCAGCGTGACGGTTGAGGGGGAAGTGAAGACCTCGCAAGGCAAGGGACAGGCCACGGAAGTGGCGGCCAGCAAGGTCATCGTGCATGGCGGGGCCGATGCGGAAACTTATCCGCTGCAGAAAAAGGGGCACTCGTTCGAGTTTCTGCGGACCATCGCTCATTTGCGGCCGCGCACCAATTCCTTCGGCGCGGTGGCCCGAGTGCGGAACCGTGTGAGCTGGGCCATTCATCAATTTTTCCAAGAACGGGGCTTCATTTATTTGCACACGCCGATTATTACGGCCAGCGATTGCGAAGGGGCCGGGGCGATGTTCAAAGTCACCACGCTCGATTTGAACAAGCTGCCGCGCAAAGAAGCGGCCGTCGATTACGCGCAAGATTTTTTCCAGCGCGCTGCCTTCCTGACCGTCAGCGGGCAACTGAACGGCGAGGCGTACGCCTGCGGACTGGGAAAAATCTACACGTTCGGGCCGACATTCCGCGCGGAAAACTCCAACACTTCGCGGCACCTGGCGGAATTCTGGATGGTGGAGCCGGAAATGGCGTTTTATGAACTGCCCGACAACATGCAACTGGCCGAAGCGTTCATCAAGCACATTCTGTCCGACGTGCTGCAAAACTGCCCGGAGGAAATGCAGTTTTTTCATGAGCGGATCGACAAAACCGTGCGGACCACGCTGGAACACATTGTGGCCAGCGAATTTGTGAGGCTGCCGTACACCGAGGCGGTGGAGCGACTGACGAAATCGAAGCAAACCTTCGAATACCCTGTGGCCTGGGGCAATGATTTGCAGGCCGAGCACGAACGCTGGCTCACCGAGCAGGAATTCAAAAGCCCGGTGATTTTGTTTGATTATCCGCGGAGCATCAAGCCGTTTTACATGCGCGTGAATGACGACGGCAAAACCGTGCGGGCGATGGATATTTTAGTGCCCGGCGTGGGGGAAATTATCGGCGGCAGCCAGCGCGAAGAACGGCTCGACGTGCTTCAGCAGCGAATGGCCGAGCAGGGGCTGAATCCGGAACCGTATTGGTGGTATCTCGATTTGCGGCGCTATGGCACGGTGCCGCATTCCGGATTTGGATTGGGACTGGAGCGCATTCTGCAATTCATCACGGGCATGGGAAACATCCGCGACGTGATTCCATTCCCGCGCACACCCGGCAGCGCCGATTTCTAA
- the folP gene encoding dihydropteroate synthase, with translation MQPSFTNRAAVWQLRTRVLQLPHHPLLMGIVNVTPDSFSDGGQFLDPQAAVVHAQNLVEEGADLLDIGGESTRPGAEGVSEQQELDRVLPVVEAVCKFANVPVSIDTSKAAVARAAVAAGAEIVNDVTALRGDLQMLNVIQKTGAAICVMHMQGTPQTMQANPHYVDVVEEIFAFLHGARDRLIAADIDPARICVDPGIGFGKTPQHNLALLANCWRLHELGCPVLVGHSRKSFLSYLTGSEATNRTAAGLGVSCALAAQGVQILRVHDVAVVRQALTLFNAIESNAKSTP, from the coding sequence ATGCAGCCATCGTTCACAAATCGCGCCGCAGTGTGGCAACTTCGCACTCGCGTTTTGCAACTGCCGCACCACCCGCTGCTAATGGGGATTGTGAACGTGACGCCCGACAGTTTTTCCGACGGCGGGCAATTTCTCGACCCGCAAGCGGCCGTCGTCCACGCGCAGAATCTTGTGGAGGAAGGGGCCGATTTGCTGGACATCGGCGGGGAAAGCACCCGTCCCGGCGCCGAGGGCGTGAGTGAGCAACAGGAACTCGACCGCGTGCTGCCGGTGGTCGAAGCAGTGTGCAAATTTGCGAATGTTCCCGTTTCGATCGACACTTCCAAAGCGGCTGTGGCCCGCGCGGCAGTGGCAGCGGGCGCGGAAATTGTCAACGACGTGACCGCTTTGCGCGGCGATTTACAGATGCTGAATGTGATCCAAAAAACGGGGGCGGCCATCTGCGTGATGCACATGCAGGGGACGCCGCAAACGATGCAAGCAAATCCGCACTACGTAGATGTCGTCGAGGAAATCTTCGCGTTTTTGCATGGGGCGCGCGATCGACTTATTGCGGCCGACATTGACCCGGCGCGGATTTGCGTCGATCCCGGGATTGGCTTTGGTAAAACGCCGCAACATAATTTGGCTCTGCTGGCAAATTGTTGGCGGTTGCACGAGTTGGGCTGCCCTGTGCTCGTTGGCCATTCGCGTAAGAGCTTTCTGTCTTATCTGACTGGCAGTGAGGCCACGAATCGAACCGCAGCCGGTCTAGGCGTGTCGTGCGCTTTGGCCGCGCAAGGCGTACAAATTCTGCGCGTGCATGATGTGGCCGTTGTACGGCAAGCGTTAACGCTGTTCAACGCCATCGAATCGAATGCGAAATCTACGCCATAA
- a CDS encoding carbon starvation protein A, with translation MHAMPLMIVVLCCLAIAFRFYSKFLAAKVAALDDSRPTPAHTQYDGQNYDPTNKWVLFGHHFAAISGAGPLIGPVLAIQFGYLPGLIWIVVGVCLAGAVQDMLVLAASVRHGGKSLAEIARTEIGRVAGNTASITILFVVVVALAGLGLIVVKALGGEQVILPSGTVFTLQPGAKLEATSDDQRDYATVPPGTQIQYADGSAMTRSEAFKIARAKSADASESAASSLVVTEGKLVVPAGVTQAVPGSSWGTFTIACTIPIALFVGLYMYKLRRGKIVEASIIGAAATIGVTVAGHWIPGSAWERFFSLSREETIIALCSYGFIASVLPVWLLLCPRDYLSSFLKIGTVALLVTAVIVANPQLQAPSVNPQFASGGGPNLNGAIFPFCFICIMCGAISGFHALVSSGTTPKMVSKESHVRTIGYGSMLIEGLVGVVALIAAASMPQGDYWAINIDLARAPQFATQLAALGANHDNLPQIEQQVGGESLRGRTGGAVTLAVGMSEVFTQAMRRVAGDAISLDDVKKYWYHFAIMFEALFILTTIDAGTRIARFMLQEVLGKIWKPFERTDWLPGAVLATAAVTAAWGGLIWAGSIDTIWPMFGIANQLLSVIALTVVTTWIINSGRGKYAILTIAPMLFVITTTMTAGYQLIGGRFHNDWADGWAKHNYALLIKGGLNIALTIFMMAAVTTILLQAVTRWLNYSRANRSRIQA, from the coding sequence ATGCACGCCATGCCGCTGATGATTGTGGTGCTGTGCTGTCTGGCGATTGCGTTCCGCTTTTACAGCAAGTTCCTGGCGGCGAAAGTGGCCGCGCTGGACGATTCGCGCCCCACGCCCGCCCACACACAGTACGACGGACAGAATTACGACCCGACCAACAAATGGGTGCTGTTCGGCCATCATTTTGCAGCCATCTCGGGCGCAGGTCCGCTCATTGGGCCGGTGCTGGCCATTCAATTCGGCTACTTGCCCGGCTTGATTTGGATTGTCGTCGGTGTGTGCCTGGCCGGCGCCGTGCAAGACATGTTGGTGCTGGCCGCTAGCGTGCGGCACGGAGGGAAATCGCTCGCGGAAATCGCCCGGACCGAAATCGGCCGCGTGGCGGGCAACACCGCCTCGATCACGATTTTGTTTGTCGTGGTTGTGGCCCTGGCGGGTTTGGGCCTTATCGTCGTGAAAGCGCTTGGTGGCGAACAAGTGATTTTGCCATCGGGAACAGTCTTCACCCTGCAACCCGGAGCAAAGTTGGAAGCGACCAGCGACGACCAGCGCGATTACGCCACGGTTCCGCCGGGAACGCAAATTCAATACGCCGATGGCTCCGCCATGACCCGCAGCGAAGCGTTCAAAATTGCCCGCGCCAAATCTGCAGATGCCAGTGAATCGGCAGCTTCTTCGCTGGTTGTGACCGAGGGGAAGTTGGTTGTGCCGGCCGGTGTTACGCAGGCCGTGCCGGGCAGTTCGTGGGGCACATTCACCATTGCCTGCACCATTCCCATCGCGCTATTTGTGGGCCTGTACATGTATAAGCTGCGGCGCGGAAAAATTGTGGAAGCCTCGATCATCGGCGCGGCGGCCACAATTGGCGTCACGGTAGCCGGCCATTGGATTCCCGGCTCGGCGTGGGAACGTTTCTTTTCGCTCTCTCGTGAAGAGACTATTATCGCTCTGTGCAGTTATGGCTTTATCGCCTCGGTGCTGCCGGTGTGGTTGTTGCTGTGTCCGCGCGACTATTTGTCCAGCTTTTTGAAAATCGGCACGGTGGCGCTGCTGGTCACGGCGGTGATTGTAGCCAATCCGCAATTGCAGGCGCCCAGCGTTAATCCGCAATTTGCCAGTGGCGGCGGGCCGAACTTGAACGGCGCGATCTTCCCGTTTTGCTTTATTTGCATCATGTGTGGGGCGATTTCCGGATTTCACGCCCTGGTGTCGTCCGGAACCACGCCGAAAATGGTCTCCAAGGAATCGCACGTGCGGACCATCGGTTACGGATCGATGCTGATCGAAGGCTTGGTGGGCGTCGTGGCGTTAATTGCCGCCGCTTCAATGCCGCAGGGCGATTATTGGGCCATCAACATCGATTTAGCCCGCGCCCCGCAATTTGCAACGCAATTGGCCGCGCTGGGCGCCAATCACGATAACTTGCCGCAAATCGAACAGCAGGTGGGGGGCGAATCGCTCCGGGGTCGCACCGGCGGAGCGGTGACGCTGGCCGTGGGCATGTCGGAAGTGTTCACGCAGGCCATGCGGCGCGTGGCCGGCGATGCAATCAGCCTCGATGACGTGAAAAAATACTGGTACCACTTCGCCATTATGTTCGAGGCGCTGTTCATTCTTACCACGATTGACGCCGGCACGCGCATCGCCCGGTTTATGCTGCAGGAAGTGCTGGGGAAAATTTGGAAGCCGTTCGAACGAACCGATTGGTTGCCCGGCGCCGTATTGGCCACCGCCGCCGTCACGGCCGCATGGGGCGGGCTGATTTGGGCCGGCTCGATCGACACCATTTGGCCCATGTTCGGCATCGCCAACCAATTGCTGTCCGTGATTGCATTGACCGTGGTCACCACCTGGATCATCAACTCCGGCCGCGGGAAGTATGCCATTCTCACGATCGCGCCGATGCTGTTTGTCATCACCACCACGATGACGGCGGGCTATCAACTCATCGGCGGCCGCTTTCACAACGATTGGGCCGACGGCTGGGCCAAACACAATTACGCATTGCTCATCAAAGGCGGGCTGAACATCGCCCTGACAATTTTTATGATGGCTGCCGTGACGACCATTTTGCTGCAAGCCGTCACGCGGTGGCTGAATTACTCTCGAGCCAATCGTTCCCGAATTCAAGCATGA
- the carA gene encoding glutamine-hydrolyzing carbamoyl-phosphate synthase small subunit, with protein MPQIAKLALEDGAVFTGTAFGAAGEVDGEVCFNTSMTGYQEILTDPSYRGQIVCMTYPEIGNYGVNPEDVESPNPQLAGFIVRQWSRRESNFRSVGRLHEYLERHGIPGIAEIDTRALVRRLRSSGAMKGVLSSRDLDDARLVAKAKASPGLVGRDLVREVIPDQPRTWNEKLHELARLHCNGGSNGHSHGPSASKAGAAALATADLHVVALDYGMKWNILRHLADMGCRVTVLPGTATADDVLAHKPAGVFLSNGPGDPEPLDYAISTIRGVLGRVPVFGICLGHQLLSLACGAKTFKLKFGHRGANQPVQNLETGKVEITSQNHGFAVAEDTLPAELEITHRNLNDHTIEGLRHRTLPAFCVQYHPEASAGPHDSAYLFAHFKQLMLDGNDQ; from the coding sequence ATGCCCCAAATTGCAAAATTAGCTCTGGAAGACGGCGCCGTTTTTACCGGCACTGCGTTTGGCGCGGCCGGCGAAGTCGATGGCGAGGTCTGTTTTAACACCTCGATGACCGGCTACCAGGAAATTTTGACCGACCCCAGTTACCGCGGGCAAATTGTCTGCATGACGTACCCCGAAATCGGCAATTACGGGGTCAATCCGGAAGATGTGGAAAGCCCAAATCCACAATTGGCGGGCTTTATTGTTCGCCAGTGGAGCCGGCGGGAAAGCAATTTTCGCTCGGTTGGCCGGCTGCACGAATACTTGGAGCGGCACGGAATTCCCGGGATTGCGGAAATCGACACCCGCGCGTTGGTCCGGCGGCTGCGAAGCAGCGGGGCGATGAAGGGGGTATTGTCCAGCCGCGATTTGGACGACGCCCGCCTGGTAGCCAAAGCCAAAGCCAGCCCGGGCCTGGTCGGGCGCGATTTAGTGCGCGAAGTGATTCCCGATCAACCGCGCACCTGGAACGAAAAACTCCACGAGCTCGCCCGATTGCATTGCAACGGCGGATCAAACGGCCATAGTCATGGGCCGTCGGCATCCAAAGCCGGGGCCGCCGCTTTAGCAACCGCCGATTTGCACGTGGTGGCGCTCGATTATGGGATGAAGTGGAACATCCTGCGGCATTTGGCCGACATGGGTTGCCGTGTTACCGTATTGCCCGGAACAGCCACGGCCGACGATGTGCTGGCCCACAAGCCGGCCGGCGTGTTTTTGTCGAACGGTCCCGGCGACCCGGAACCATTGGACTACGCCATCAGCACCATTCGCGGCGTGTTGGGGCGCGTGCCGGTGTTTGGCATTTGCTTGGGGCATCAGTTGTTGTCGCTGGCGTGCGGGGCCAAAACCTTCAAGCTCAAATTCGGCCATCGCGGGGCCAACCAGCCGGTGCAGAACTTGGAGACTGGCAAGGTGGAAATCACTTCGCAAAACCACGGCTTTGCCGTCGCCGAAGACACTTTGCCCGCCGAGTTGGAAATCACCCACCGCAATTTGAACGACCACACCATCGAAGGCTTACGACACCGCACGCTGCCGGCTTTTTGCGTGCAGTATCATCCGGAAGCCTCGGCCGGGCCGCACGACAGCGCGTACTTGTTCGCGCACTTCAAGCAGTTGATGCTCGATGGAAATGACCAATGA
- a CDS encoding glutamate-5-semialdehyde dehydrogenase produces MAIVENIDLKSYCLDVARRAKVAATELARATGAQKIDWLRRSAKALRQRSAEILEANQHDTAAAPGFGLTDAEIDRLKLTPARIEGIAAALEQIAMLPNPVGEVMESSVRPNGLKVLKMRVPLGVVFFIYESRPNVTADAAAICVYSGNAVILRGGKEAAHSSQAIVDLLRQALDEVGLPADAVQMVNTPDREAVGHFLRLHEYIDVAIPRGGESLIRRVAEEATMPVIKHFTGNCHVYVDRAADLDMAERITINAKCQRMGVCNAAESLLVHADVAAEFLPRIGVALAQKGVEIRGDAKVREFVPAAKTATEEDYAAEYLGPIISARVVSSLDEAVRQINHYGSHHTDAIITGDLEAAQQFTEEVDSSAVMVNASTRFNDGGEFGLGAEIGISTDKFHARGPCGLKELTSYKYVVLGVGQVRE; encoded by the coding sequence ATGGCCATTGTCGAAAACATCGATTTGAAATCGTATTGCCTGGACGTGGCTCGGCGGGCCAAAGTCGCAGCCACGGAGTTGGCCCGCGCCACTGGGGCGCAAAAAATCGATTGGTTGCGCCGGTCCGCCAAAGCGCTGCGCCAGCGCTCGGCCGAAATTCTGGAAGCCAACCAGCACGACACTGCGGCCGCTCCCGGCTTCGGACTGACCGATGCGGAAATCGACCGCTTGAAACTGACTCCGGCCCGCATCGAAGGCATTGCGGCGGCGCTGGAGCAAATTGCCATGCTGCCTAACCCGGTGGGCGAAGTCATGGAATCGTCGGTCCGGCCCAACGGGCTGAAAGTTCTCAAAATGCGCGTACCGCTGGGGGTGGTTTTTTTCATTTATGAATCGCGCCCCAATGTCACGGCCGATGCCGCGGCCATTTGCGTCTATAGCGGCAATGCCGTAATTTTGCGCGGCGGGAAAGAAGCGGCGCACAGCAGCCAGGCGATTGTCGATCTGCTGCGCCAAGCGCTCGACGAGGTGGGCCTGCCGGCCGACGCCGTGCAAATGGTGAATACACCGGACCGAGAAGCGGTGGGGCATTTTCTGCGGCTGCACGAATACATCGACGTGGCCATTCCCCGCGGCGGCGAAAGCCTGATTCGCCGCGTGGCCGAAGAAGCCACCATGCCGGTTATCAAGCACTTCACCGGCAACTGCCACGTGTATGTCGATCGCGCGGCCGATTTGGACATGGCCGAGCGGATTACCATCAACGCCAAATGCCAGCGGATGGGCGTGTGCAACGCGGCGGAATCGCTGCTGGTGCATGCCGACGTGGCGGCGGAATTTTTGCCTCGCATTGGAGTTGCCTTGGCGCAAAAGGGTGTGGAAATTCGGGGCGACGCCAAGGTGCGCGAGTTTGTTCCCGCCGCTAAAACCGCCACCGAGGAAGATTACGCGGCGGAGTATTTGGGCCCGATTATTTCGGCCCGGGTGGTGTCATCGCTTGACGAGGCTGTGCGGCAAATCAATCACTACGGTTCGCATCACACCGACGCCATCATCACCGGCGATCTGGAGGCCGCCCAACAATTTACCGAAGAAGTTGACAGCTCGGCCGTGATGGTCAACGCCAGCACGCGCTTCAACGACGGCGGCGAATTCGGCCTGGGCGCGGAAATCGGCATCAGCACCGATAAATTTCACGCCCGGGGGCCGTGTGGTTTGAAGGAACTAACCAGCTATAAGTACGTAGTCTTGGGCGTAGGACAAGTGCGAGAGTAG
- a CDS encoding FliM/FliN family flagellar motor switch protein has protein sequence MSKEVLSPADVERLLYPAEADGNADAKADITAAPAAIPFADGHPREAFAASHSKRPELFGPEQLRALQTLHEGFSHSYGAALSGLLRSTVDVKLARIDQLISSDFIHGLENPTCLNVLKAEPLDGHWMLDINHSILFPMIDRMLGGGREPTPLIRRPLTEIELRLAGRITGLFLDDFRRAWTSLIELRMAVERVESNPRLASMASPNEAVVRFGFEITLGDSRGMMSLCMPLSAIERIGQQLSSNPWMASNHGAVPDSIDYSNQGPRGELVQLVAQLADSKINAGDLIGLRVGDIITTEHSVNAPIVISVDGAPTYHARLGAFQGRKAIRIDEALTSDAPAAATAAVAASNQTTEPTAAPVKKK, from the coding sequence ATGAGCAAAGAAGTTCTCAGTCCGGCGGATGTGGAAAGGCTGCTTTACCCGGCGGAAGCGGACGGCAACGCCGACGCCAAAGCCGACATTACAGCCGCCCCCGCCGCAATTCCCTTTGCCGACGGCCATCCCCGCGAAGCGTTTGCCGCCTCCCATTCCAAACGCCCGGAGCTTTTCGGCCCGGAGCAACTGCGGGCCTTGCAAACGCTGCACGAGGGTTTCAGCCATAGTTACGGCGCGGCCCTGTCCGGCCTATTGCGCAGCACGGTGGACGTGAAGCTGGCGCGCATCGATCAACTCATTTCCAGCGATTTTATCCACGGCTTGGAAAATCCCACTTGCCTTAATGTGCTGAAAGCCGAGCCGCTGGACGGGCATTGGATGCTGGACATCAACCATTCGATTTTGTTTCCCATGATCGACCGTATGCTGGGCGGCGGGCGCGAACCCACGCCGCTGATCCGGCGGCCGCTGACGGAAATTGAACTGCGCTTGGCCGGCCGCATTACCGGGCTGTTTTTGGATGATTTTCGCCGGGCGTGGACGAGCCTGATTGAACTGCGCATGGCGGTCGAACGGGTCGAAAGTAATCCGCGGTTGGCGTCGATGGCATCACCCAATGAGGCGGTCGTGCGCTTCGGTTTCGAAATCACGCTGGGCGATTCCCGCGGCATGATGAGCCTATGCATGCCGCTGAGTGCAATCGAGCGGATTGGGCAACAACTGTCGTCGAACCCTTGGATGGCCAGTAACCACGGGGCCGTGCCGGATAGCATCGACTACAGCAACCAAGGCCCGCGTGGCGAATTGGTTCAACTGGTGGCCCAACTTGCCGATTCCAAAATCAACGCCGGCGACCTGATTGGCCTGCGCGTGGGAGACATCATCACGACGGAACATAGCGTCAATGCGCCGATTGTGATTAGTGTGGATGGAGCGCCCACATATCACGCCCGCTTGGGTGCTTTCCAAGGCCGCAAGGCCATTCGCATTGACGAAGCGCTAACATCGGATGCCCCTGCCGCGGCGACGGCCGCTGTAGCTGCGTCCAATCAGACGACAGAACCGACCGCCGCCCCGGTGAAAAAAAAATAA